Below is a genomic region from Mustela lutreola isolate mMusLut2 chromosome 1, mMusLut2.pri, whole genome shotgun sequence.
ATTTTATCATAATTACTTTGCTTAAGGCCTATCTCCaggtctgtcttgttcactgccgGGCAAATGGGAGGAGCTCAGCTTAACTGGATGGATGAATACGTGGCAGGCTAGAAGCACATCAAGTGTGTATTAGAGCTATGGGCTCAGCACTATGCTGGCTCCTCAGGATTAGGGGGAACTATTTCcatctccccccgccccgccccaggcccAATGAGTGTCGTCACATGGCAGTTGAATCTAGGTTTTTATCTGGAAAATGAGGTTATACTTATTGGAGAACTCAATAATTAGAAAGGATTCCCATTACGTTACTAATaatgttcaacatagtatttgaaaagaggaaaaatacaggtgtttctttctttctttttttttatttaagatttttattcatttgtgagagtgagaaagagagtgagtggggcaccttggtggctcagtgggttgaaacttctgtcttcagctcgggtcatgattccagggtcctgggattgagccccacgttgggctctctgctcagcagggagcctgcttctccctttctatctgcctgcctctgcacctacttgtaatctctctctctgtcaaacagataaaatcttaaaaaaaaaaaatagagagagagaaagagagtgagtacaagcaaggggagcaacaggcagagggaggagcaggttccctactgaggaaggagcccaatgcagaactcgattccaggaccctgggttcatgacctgagccaaaggcagatgcttaaccaactgagccacccaagcatcctgaaaagaggaaaaagtagaaaaagaaagaaagaaaaagacgaAACTActattatttatagaaaaaaagaatgttaagatAGAAACTATACGAAATCAATATGCAAATTATTAGAACCAATAAGGGCCCAGCAAGTTTGCTGGTAATAAGAACAACATACTAATAAACACTGTTCCTCCATAGCAGCCtgaagaaactggaaaatataataataataaataataaaaattatattataattaaaattataatataatataatataataattatattattaaaaattatattatattataatataataatataatatattatattatattgcagTAACAATCAAAATTATAAAGTATCTAAGAGTTAACCCATCAAAGAATGAACTAGACCTTCATGGGAAAGATGCAATCACTATTTAAGGACATAAGAGTTCTGAATAAATGAagacatgaggggtgcctgggtggctcagtgggttagacctctgtctttggctcaggtcatgatcccagggtcctgggatcaagccctgcatcaggctctctgctcggcagggagcctgttccccccgccctctgcctctctgcctacttgtgatctctctctctgtcaaataagaaaataaaatctttaaaaaaaaaaaaaaaaaaaaaggaacttcaaTTTGGCCCTCATGGAAAGCCATCAGAAAGTTTTTAAGTAGAAGGGTGACAAGATTGGATTGATATTTTAGGAAGATGCTCCAGCTGCCCTGGGATTAAAGATAGAGCAGCAGAGAAACATAAACGCCATTCAGGTGCTCCTGGACTTGGGGATTGCCTGGGTGTGGCTAGACCGGAAAGAAGAGATCAGAAGTCAAGAACACTTGCACGTTTCTGGCCTGAAGGACTGGGTAGGTGGCAGTGCCACTTGCTGAGACAAGGTACAAAGGAAGAAGAGCAGGAAGATGGAGTTTGGTTTTAGAAATGTTGAGTTCGAAGTGCCTATAGCTTGTTCCGATAAAGACCTCCCATAGGCAATTCTGTTGATGGGCAAGCAGAGCCGTCTGGCTAGAGGTCAAGATTTGGAAGCCCTCAATTGAGAGATGGTGGCTGAAGTCACAGGCATCCATGAGCTCTCTTGGGGCACAGGGTGTGTGGAGTGAGGAGAatgagaaggtcagagaggtCAAATTTGGTGTCCTCATGCCCTGGGGAGAGCCCACAGCTATCTCCCAGAGAAACTTCCaggcccaggatcctggggcagCAGTGGAAATCCTAGGACTATTCGACCctcttctatctttctttttgtcAGTTGCCAGATATAGACTCCGAATAGTTGAGCCACCAAAAGAACCCGTGAACAAAACAGCCAGCCCTGATGACGATGGTGAGTAGGGGGCAGTAAGTTCTGCTCGGGCCAGATCCCAGAGCCAGCGAGCTGTGGCGCACAACCTCCTTCTCTCCACACAGGCCCAGCCCTTGAGCCCAACCTGTGGATGTGGGTAAACCCCAACATCGTGTTTCCCCCTGGAAAGCTGGAGGTCCCAGAACCTCGCCAGAGGGAGCATCTGCCAAGcacactcccctcccctcagctgcCCCCCAAAGAGCAAGACTTCGCCAATGCCAGCTGCTCCTCCGAGGCCGCAGCCTTGGAATCAGAGTCGCTGCCTTCTTCCAGCGAGCAGTCTCCCCCTCGGAAGCGGAAGCGGTTTGCCTCttcccccagcacctgggaggtaGGAATTTCTGGGCCCGTGGGCAGGACTTGGGGCTATAGGCAGGGCAGCTTCGGGATGATACAGTGGAGAGGTGTTTGCTTAGGGATAACCAAGGGTTAATGGGTTCAGAAATCAGCCATCCCCCCCTTGGGTTGGGGAGAAGCCCAGACAGGTGGCCCTAGACTACCCCGCTCCCTGccactgcaccccacccccactccccccggAGCAGAGGCCGTGGAGTTAGGACCAGTTCCTACTCTGTGCTCCTCTAGCTCACAGAAGAGGAGGCCGAGGACCAGGATGACCGCTCCTCTGTGGCTCTCCCGCCCCCTCACAAAAGGGCCCCCCTCCAGAGTCGGAGGCTCCGGCAAGCCAACAGCCAGGAGGGGAGGCTCTGGTCCCGGCCCCCCCTCAATTACTTCCACCTAATTGCACTGGCATTAAGAAACAGTTCCCCCTGTGGCCTCAACGTGCAACAGATCTACAGTTTCACTCGGTATGTGCCCCCGGGGGTACCTAtcaggggggagggcagggaccctGGCCTGATACTTTCCGATCTGCCCGTGGTCCTGGGCTGCTGCCTTGGCTTCCCATGTGGGTCTGAAAGGATAAGTGTGTTCCCAGGCCATCTTTCCCAGGCATTGCTTCGGGTTGTCTCCAGATGTGTGTCCACGTAACCTGTGTGCGGGAAGATATCCACATCCACTCTCTTTCACATCTAAAAAATCCACctggttttttttattgttttttttgttgttgtttttaaatattttatttatttatttgagacagggattacaagtaggcaggggggcaggggcggggagagcaggttccctgccaagcagagagcctgatgtgcagctccatcccaggaccatgggatcatgacctgagccaaaggcagttaatccactgagccacccaggcacccccaactttttgtgtttttttgttttgtttttttggttttttgttttgttttgttttgttttaagattttatttatctctttatttgagagggagagggagcac
It encodes:
- the FOXR1 gene encoding forkhead box protein R1 — its product is MGNESFLAFTTAHLPPAEQNLARYRLRIVEPPKEPVNKTASPDDDGPALEPNLWMWVNPNIVFPPGKLEVPEPRQREHLPSTLPSPQLPPKEQDFANASCSSEAAALESESLPSSSEQSPPRKRKRFASSPSTWELTEEEAEDQDDRSSVALPPPHKRAPLQSRRLRQANSQEGRLWSRPPLNYFHLIALALRNSSPCGLNVQQIYSFTRQHFPFFRTAPEGWKNTVRHNLCFRDSFEKVPVSMQVGASTRPRSCLWKLTEEGHRRFAEEARALVSTRLESIQQCMSQPDVMPFLFDL